A region of the Mesoaciditoga lauensis cd-1655R = DSM 25116 genome:
ATGACTCTTTTCCTGTCTCTAAGAAGAAAAGCTATTGGCAGAGTTCTATCTTTTAAAACAACGGCTGCTGTGAATAGGTATCTTTTCTGTATCTGGGTCCAATCAATGGCTATGAGAATTGAATCGTTATTTCCTAACGCACTCAATGCTATATGAAAGAGCACCTTGAATATCTTATCGTTGAATGAAGAAAGGAATCTTTGTACACGCTTTCTTCTATGCTTGAATGACGTGTTGGATGGAAAGAACAAAGCTAACTGCCTTATTCTAGGTCTTAGATTGAAAAAGAGAATCTCCATGATAAGGATGGCAATATTTCGAGAAAAAGAAAGAGAAAAAAGTACTTGCGTTAAAGATGTAATTTCTGTTAATATTCTCATTGGGGATGCCTCCTTTATGGGCAAAAGGTTAATGTGTTGGTTAATAAGGCTAAGACGCAGAGGCATCCCCATTTTACTTGCTTTTTCTCTTCTTTTCAAGGACTATTTCAAGCATCTTCAGCAATTACCTTAATGAACTTACTGTAAATTTGGGGCCCTGTCAGGCTGGGATATGTTGAAAATGCGCTATTCACAACGAATACACTCCATCATGATATAATCTGCTAAAATTTGAATTCACTTGAGAAGGAGAAAAGAATGGACGTTTCATCAACTGATATGTGTTTCGCTTGCGGTAAGAAAAACGAATGTGGTTTGAAATTAGATTTCGACGTTGAAGAAGGAAAAGTTGTCTCTCATTTTTCTTTGGACGAACGATTTCAAGGGTGGAAGGGAATAGCTCACGGAGGCATAGTCGCAACGATTTTGGATGAAGCTATGGCGTGGGCGGTGATGAGTTTGGAAATTCAAGCCGTAACGATTGAGCTAAACGTGAAATACAAAAGACCAACTCCTTTGAAGAAAAGGCTAAGAGTAGTTGGAGAGGTAAACGAAGAGCCCCGAAAGATAATAAAAGCCCATGCGAAAATTTTAGATGAAACGGACACCATTTTAGCACTCTCAACCGGTGTCTATATGAAGGTTGGCAAACAAAACACTTGAAGGAAAATTCTTAAACTAAGAGTTCATTCTTGAAAAACAGGAATCGATATGATATACTATTTCAAAGTGGATAGAGAATAAGAGAAAGCCACGCACTATTTTGTGTGGCTTTTTTTGTTTTTGGAGGTGAAAAAATTGAAAGTAGCCGTAATAGGAAGTGGAATAGTAGGTTCTCTTGTCGCGCGTGAATTTACGAAATACGACGTTGATGTTGAAATGTTCGAAAAATTGCCTGATGTGGGATGGGGCATAACAAAAGCCAATTCTGGAATTCTTCACGCTGGATATGACGATGAACCAGGAACCGTTCGCTCTAAATATTGTGCCCGTGGAAATGAAATGTACGATAAGCTTTCAGAAGAGTTGAATTTCGAGGTTAAAAGGATAGGCTCTTTAGTTGTGGCTTTTGATGATGAAGATGTAAAAAAACTGGAAGAACTCCTTGAGCGTGGAAAGACAAACGGCGTTAAAAACTTAAAAATCATATCAAAGATAGAGGCTTTGGAAATAGAGCCGAATCTTTCGCGCGAAATCGTTGCCGCTTTGTACGCACCAACTGCTGGAATATTAGCACCGTGGGAAGCGGCTCAAGCTGCTGTTGAAAACGCAGTTGAGAACGGTGCAAAATTACACCTTTCAACTGAAGTGTTCAACATACTGGAAAGTGGGAGAGAATATACTCTCAAAACTTCAAAAGGAGATTTCACCTTTGACATAGTGGTAAACGCCGCAGGTCTTTGGGCAGATGAGCTTGCTGAAAAAGCTGGAGTCAAGGTCACTCCCTTGCATCCAAGAAAAGGTGAATATATTCTTTTAGATCAACCCTCATTGGTTAGAACGGTGGTGTTTCCAACTCCTTCTGAAGCGGGAAAAGGAATCTTAGTTCTTCCAACCGTTCATGATACTTTCCTATTAGGGCCAACTTCCGAAGATTTGCCTCCAACGGAAAAAGAAAACACGACAACAACGCCTGAAGGTATTTCAAAAATAATAAAAAACGTTAGAAAATTGGTGCCTGGCATTAACATATCAAAAACGATAAGAACTTTCGCAGGATTGCGACCAGAAAATGACATAAAGGATTTTGTTATTAAAAAAGAGGGAAATATGATGCATTTGGTTGCGACCCGTTCACCGGGTTTAAGTTCAGCGCCGGCAATTGCAGAGGATGTTGTTCATATGATGCTGGATGGGTACAACGTAAGCTTGAGAAAAGATTTTAATCCCTATTGTAAGCCTGTACCAAAAGTCGCCCATATGAGCGATGAAGAGAGAGAAAAACTCATAAAATCCAATCCCGCTTACGGTAGAGTCGTGTGCAGATGCAACAAGATCACAGAAGGTGAAATAGTGGACGCGATAAAACATGGCGCACGCACGCTAGATGGAATAAAGTTCAGAACTACCGCTATGTTTGGAAGATGTCAAGGCTCTTTTTGCACTGTTAAAATCATGAACATTATGAAAAGAGAGCTTGGAACGGATTTCGATGAAATTCGTAAGAACCTTCCCAATTCAAAAGTGGTGGACGGTGATGTCAGATGAAAAAGCTCAAATATGATGTTGTCATTCTGGGTGGTGGAGCCGCGGGAATGGGTGCCATAAAAGGGGCGCTTTCAGAAGGTGTTTCGGTGTTACTCATTGAAAGAGAAGCTTCAACGGGTGGAGTGCTTAACCAATGTATTCACAATGGTTTTGGAATACATGTTTTCAATCAAGAATTAAGTGGGCCGGAATATCATGAGATGTATTTGGAAAAGTTAAGTCATTTTGATGCGATGTATGAAACAACGGTTCTTAAAATAGATGAAAATCACAACATTCTTCATACCATCAGCAAATCCGGCGTATATGAAATAGAATATGGTGCACTTGTATTGGCCACAGGTGCGAGAGAAAGGCCATTTGAAGCTTTAAGGATACCGGGCACCAGGCCAGCGGGGATATTTACAGCGGGGCTTGCCCAGCATTTTGTGAATTTGGAGAACCGCTTACCGGGACGTAAAGCGGTGATATTGGGTTCCGGTGATATAGGCTTGATAATGGCGAGACGTCTTACGCTTGAAGGTGTGGAAGTTGAAGGAGTGTATGAGATAATGCCTTATCAAGGTGGCTTGACTAGAAACATCGTTCAGTGTTTGGATGATTTTAGTATTCCACTCCATCTTTCCACAAGCGTTGTAAAAGTACATGGAAAAGAACGATTGGAAGGTGTAACGGTGGCAAAATTCGAAAATGGAGCTCCTGTACCTGGAAGCGAAAGATTCATAAAATGTGATACGTTGGTGGCATCGGTAGGTTTAATACCGGAAAATGATCTTGTAAAAGATTTCCTAGAGATAGCATCAGATGAAGGAGCAATTGTGGACGATCTCATGAGAACCAACATTCCAAATATCTTTGCAGCTGGAAATAACGTGTGCATCCATGATCTGGTGGATTTCGTTACCATTGAAGGTGAAATGGCTGGTAAAAATGCAGCCCTCGTTGCCAAAGGCGAAGAACTTCCTCCAAGAAAGGCAATTATAAAAGAAGGCCAAAATGTTCGAGTGATAAGCACAAAATACACGACGGCAAGTCAACCTTTTAAGATGTATCTAAGAGTAAGCAAGCCCATGGGAACGACTGCTATTTATCTTAACGACCAAAAGATAAAGACCGCTTTGGTGGCGAAGCCAAGTGAGATGATAGAGATAAATCTTGATCCTTCCAAGTACAACATGAAAGGAAAGGTTGTGCTTTCGGCAGTGGAGGTGGGAAAATGACGAATTCAAATGTTGAGCAAAATAGAAGTGGAAATAAAATAGTGGAGATGACTTGCATCGTCTGTCCAATTGGCTGCCATTTAAAAGTAGAAGTGGATGAAAATGGAAGATTCGTCTCGGTAACGGGAAACAGATGTCCCAGAGGTGCCGAATATGCCAAACAAGAAGTTACAGATCCGAGAAGGGTTCTACCAACAAGTGTAAAGGTGATTGGAGGAGAGTTACCATTAGTTTCCGTAAGAACAGAAAAACCAATTCCCAAAAAACTCATTTTTGAAGCGATGAAAGTGATAAAATCCATTCAAGTTGAAGCACCTGTTAAAAGAGGTCAAATCATTTTAGAAAATCTTCTCAATACAGGTGTGAACTTAATAGCGACAAGAACAGTCAAAAGAATTGAGGAGGTAGAAAAAAATGCTAAAAGTTGGAGAGACGGCGCCGCAATTTAAGTTGTACGACACAGATCTGAACTTGGTATTCTTAAAAGATTTCGCAGGCAAAAAAGTCGTACTTGCTTTTTATCCTGGCGCTTTTACGGCGGTATGCCAAAA
Encoded here:
- a CDS encoding PaaI family thioesterase, yielding MDVSSTDMCFACGKKNECGLKLDFDVEEGKVVSHFSLDERFQGWKGIAHGGIVATILDEAMAWAVMSLEIQAVTIELNVKYKRPTPLKKRLRVVGEVNEEPRKIIKAHAKILDETDTILALSTGVYMKVGKQNT
- a CDS encoding NAD(P)/FAD-dependent oxidoreductase, whose amino-acid sequence is MKVAVIGSGIVGSLVAREFTKYDVDVEMFEKLPDVGWGITKANSGILHAGYDDEPGTVRSKYCARGNEMYDKLSEELNFEVKRIGSLVVAFDDEDVKKLEELLERGKTNGVKNLKIISKIEALEIEPNLSREIVAALYAPTAGILAPWEAAQAAVENAVENGAKLHLSTEVFNILESGREYTLKTSKGDFTFDIVVNAAGLWADELAEKAGVKVTPLHPRKGEYILLDQPSLVRTVVFPTPSEAGKGILVLPTVHDTFLLGPTSEDLPPTEKENTTTTPEGISKIIKNVRKLVPGINISKTIRTFAGLRPENDIKDFVIKKEGNMMHLVATRSPGLSSAPAIAEDVVHMMLDGYNVSLRKDFNPYCKPVPKVAHMSDEEREKLIKSNPAYGRVVCRCNKITEGEIVDAIKHGARTLDGIKFRTTAMFGRCQGSFCTVKIMNIMKRELGTDFDEIRKNLPNSKVVDGDVR
- a CDS encoding NAD(P)/FAD-dependent oxidoreductase, which codes for MKKLKYDVVILGGGAAGMGAIKGALSEGVSVLLIEREASTGGVLNQCIHNGFGIHVFNQELSGPEYHEMYLEKLSHFDAMYETTVLKIDENHNILHTISKSGVYEIEYGALVLATGARERPFEALRIPGTRPAGIFTAGLAQHFVNLENRLPGRKAVILGSGDIGLIMARRLTLEGVEVEGVYEIMPYQGGLTRNIVQCLDDFSIPLHLSTSVVKVHGKERLEGVTVAKFENGAPVPGSERFIKCDTLVASVGLIPENDLVKDFLEIASDEGAIVDDLMRTNIPNIFAAGNNVCIHDLVDFVTIEGEMAGKNAALVAKGEELPPRKAIIKEGQNVRVISTKYTTASQPFKMYLRVSKPMGTTAIYLNDQKIKTALVAKPSEMIEINLDPSKYNMKGKVVLSAVEVGK
- a CDS encoding DUF1667 domain-containing protein → MTNSNVEQNRSGNKIVEMTCIVCPIGCHLKVEVDENGRFVSVTGNRCPRGAEYAKQEVTDPRRVLPTSVKVIGGELPLVSVRTEKPIPKKLIFEAMKVIKSIQVEAPVKRGQIILENLLNTGVNLIATRTVKRIEEVEKNAKSWRDGAAI